One Papaver somniferum cultivar HN1 chromosome 10, ASM357369v1, whole genome shotgun sequence genomic window carries:
- the LOC113315086 gene encoding alpha-mannosidase I MNS5-like, translating to MVPPPKSKLGFWKCFLILLVISPTFSTLVMSKIDLRLVSKKKQMSQKVRKMFYHAYDNYMTYAFPHDELKPLSKSYTDSLSELGNLKLEHLPQNYNGSALTLIESLSSLVIMGNYTEFERAVHWLSENLTFDVDARISLFECNIRVLGGLVSAHILATDPTSRLVQGEYGNQLLTLAEDLGRRFLRAFDTPTGLPYAWINLKYGVMENETTETSTSGCGSLILEMGALSRLTGDPRFEAAALRAIRILWSMRSPLNLLGTTLDVVTGEWIEYSSGIGAGVDSFYEYLMKAHILFGAEEYWDMFHSAYLAVQKYFRHGAWYHEADMRSGTATYWQLTSLQAFWPGLQVLVGDIAAANVSHREFFHVWQKFGVLPERYLLDRDMLHPTEKYYPLRPELAESTFYLYQATKDPWYLKVGESMVNSLNAFTKVEGGFASVKDVTNMKLEDHQHSFFLAETCKYLYLLYDDSFLAGKNYIFTTEGHPIPIRSDWHEKLPHAYTSSNWTSLKGSNHQSARASAMTMQVCPDTINSGGGEGHHVESACHIPDFRANHRCADDEECGTDSVSCRKRTCSVAGYCGLWLSIA from the exons ATGGTTCCTCCACCTAAATCTAAGCTTGGATTCTGGAAATGTTTTCTTATTTTACTCGTGATTTCTCCTACTTTCTCTACGTTAGTCATGTCTAAAATCGATCTCCGTTTGGTTTCTAAGAAGAAACAAATGAGCCAGAAAGTCCGCAAAAT GTTTTATCATGCTTATGACAATTACATGACTTATGCATTTCCG CACGATGAGCTTAAACCATTATCGAAGAGTTATACAGATTCCCTTAGTGAATTAGGAAATTTGAAG CTAGAACACTTACCCCAGAACTATAACGGATCCGCATTGACGCTTATCGAATCATTGTCGAG TCTTGTTATTATGGGAAACTACACAGAATTTGAAAGAGCTGTCCATTGGCTTTCCGAGAACCTTACATTTGATGTTGATGCAAGGATAAGCCTATTTGAG TGCAACATAAGAGTTCTTGGAGGGCTTGTTTCTGCTCATATTCTTGCAACTGATCCTACAAGCAGGTTAGTTCAAGGAGAATACGGAAACCAGTTACTGACTCTGGCTGAAGATTTAGGGCGGCGTTTCTTACGGGCATTTGATACTCCCACTGGATTGCCATATGCGTGGATTAATCTCAAG TATGGAGTGATGGAGAATGAAACAACGGAAACAAGCACATCAGGGTGTG GTTCGCTCATCCTTGAAATGGGAGCGTTGTCACGGTTGACTGGCGATCCCAGGTTTGAGGCTGCAGCTTTGCGTGCTATTCGTATACTCTGGAGCATGAGGAGTCCTTTGAATCTCCTTGGTACAACTCTGGATGTGGTCACAGGCGAATGGATAGAGTATTCCTCCGGAATTGGAGCTG GTGTTGATTCATTTTATGAGTATTTAATGAAAGCTCACATTCTTTTTGGAGCGGAGGAGTACTGGGACATGTTCCATTCTGCTTATCTTGCAGTGCAGAAGTACTTCCGTCATGGTGCATG GTACCATGAAGCTGATATGAGATCCGGAACAGCTACCTATTGGCAACTTACAAGCCTTCAAGCATTTTGGCCTGGTCTTCAG GTTCTTGTTGGAGATATCGCAGCTGCTAATGTATCTCACCGTGAGTTTTTCCACGTGTGGCAGAAGTTCGGGGTGCTACCAGAAAG GTACTTGTTAGACCGTGATATGTTGCATCCTACGGAGAAATATTATCCTTTACGTCCTGAGTTAGCAGAGTCCACATTTTACTTGTATCAAGCAACCAAAG ATCCTTGGTACTTGAAAGTGGGGGAGTCAATGGTGAACTCTCTTAATGCATTCACCAAAGTTGAAGGTGGGTTTGCAAGCGTTAAAGACGTGACGAACATGAAACTAGAAGATCATCAACATAGTTTCTTCCTTGCTGAAAC GTGCAAATATCTTTACCTTCTCTATGATGATTCGTTTTTAGCTGGTAAGAATTATATCTTTACTACTGAAGGACACCCTATTCCAATAAGAAGCGATTGGCACGAGAAGCTTCCACATGCCTACACTTCGTCTAACTGGACTTCACTTAAG GGTTCAAACCACCAATCTGCACGTGCAAGTGCAATGACCATGCAAGTATGTCCAGATACTATAAACTCTGGAGGCGGTGAGGGTCATCATGTTGAGAGTGCTTGCCACATTCCTGATTTTCGTGCAAACCacaggtgtgcagatgatgaagAATGTGGCACTGACTCTGTCTCTTGCAGGAAAAGAACATGTAGCGTTGCTGGCTACTGTGGGCTGTGGCTGTCAATAGCTTGA